The nucleotide sequence CGTGAAGTACGGTATCATCAGCGACGATAAATTTTACGAAAAAGCCAAGGATTTCTGTCTGGTTAAAAATATCGACGGCAAGCACTTTACCTTTGAAGAGTACCGCGAAGCCGTAAAAGACAATCAGACCGATAAAAACGGGAACCAGATTTGGCTATACACCAACGATCCCAAGAAGCAGGATGCTTTTGTCGAGTCAGCCAAAAAGCGCAGCTATGATGTTCTATTGCTGGATACCGTGATCGACCCGCACTTCATTGGGGTACTGGAACAGAAGCTTGAAAAAGTGAATGTAAAGCGCGTGGACGCCGATACGGTCGACAAGCTGATCGAGAAAGACATCACCCTGGAAAGCGTGCTTTCCGAAGAGCAGAAGGAAAAAGCCAAGGTACTCTTCGAGGGTATCATGGAATCCAAGGCCGCCAGCGTACAGGTGGAAGCCATGCCAACCGACGAGCTACCCGTAGTCATTACGTTCCCCGAATTTATGAGGCGCATGACGGATATGCAGGCTATTTCTGGCCAGGCGTCGATGTTTGGCAACATGCCAATGATGTACACCGTATCGGTGAACGCCAATCACCCACTGACCGAAAAAATCCTGGCTACTGAGGATGAAGCCCAGCAAAAAGAACTAGCCAAGCAGGCCTACGACCTGGCCCTGTTGTCGCAGGGTATGTTGAGTGGCAAGGCTTTGACTACCTTTATTCAGCGTACCGTGGAGGTACTTTGATTTGTGGGAGTTGAAAATGTATCTTTATTTGGCCCGGGCGGAAACGTCCGGGCCTTTTTCATTTAAGCTTTTTTAAGACGCAAATTTGGAAAAAATAAATTTCATTTGTAAGAAAAAACTTATGAAACATATTCTTTTGCCTTACTGCTTTTTGCTAAGCTTAATCTCATTTGGTCAAACCCAAAGTGAAATGAATGAAATAGAGAAAGGAAAGTTCTACCGGGGGTTTGAACTCGTGGAAAATAGAGATACAATCAGATTTTTCGTAATCTCAAAACCGGGCGAAGAACTGATAAAAAAACCGATAATTTTATATAGACAGGGTTCGCTTCCTATTCCTATTTTTACTCGTTATCCAGAGGGTGTATCCATTAATTCCCTTCCTCAACAATTTCCTGACTACCTCAAAGAGTACCATATGGTATCGATATCTAAGCCAGGAGTACCCTTGATATTTAATTCTTCGGAGGTAAATCAATATTTTGAGAAAGTCAGGAATGGACGCTTAACGTCAGATAAATATTTGAATAATAATAATCTGAACCAATATGTGGCTTCCTCGGACAAAGTGCTTGGCTTCCTAATTCATCAACCTTGGGTGGATACAAAAAAAGTGGTGTTAGTAGGCGGATCAGAAGGCTATAATGTCGCGGCCAAACTAGCCACAATTAATAAATCAGTCACGCATTTAGTTGCTTATTCCAGTCATCCCAACGGCAGATTCGACTACCTAATCAAGGAACAAAGGCATCAGTATTTGACGGGGAAAGCTACTGCGCAGGAAACGCAGCAACGGATTGATTCACTTTATGTGCTCTGGAAAGATATTTGTGCCCATCCAAAATCTATAGACAAAAAATATTACGATACCTATTATGCTTGGTCGTCTTTTTCAGAACCTGCCATTGAGAGTTTGTTGCAGTTGGATATTCCCATTTATATCTCTTACGGTACGCTAGACGGAGATTGGGATATTGTGGAAGAAAACGACCTGCTCCCGATTCGGTTTGCGAGGGCTGGAAAAACCAATCTTACTCTGAAACCTTGCCTGGATTGTGACCATTCTCTTCAAGAAATTAAGAAAGATTCTCAGGGAAATGTCATTGAAATAATAAACCGAAGTGAGGAATTTGTCAAGAATTATATGAATTGGCTTGACCAGAACTAGCAAATATTTTCAGAAAAAATATCAACAAAAGCGGAGCGCAAGATTGTTGTACCCCGCTTCAATAGAATAGATGAGTCTTAGACCCTCAGTACAATTATTAATTTTTCACTATTCATACCATCAATCCCTACCCCCTACTAGTTTCTCTTGCAACTCCTTCAACTCCTCCCATTTGCCATCACGAGCCAAGGCTGCTTGCTGCGGCCAGGTTTCGGGATCGTGGATTTGGAAGCGCGGCCCGGCAGCGCTCAATAGTCCGGCAATATGCTGCGGGTTGGTGGCCGCAAGTTTGGCAAAGGTTTTTATACCATCCGCGTTGAGCAGGCCTTCGATTTTGGGGCCGATGCCCTCCACAAGTTTCAAGTTATCAGCCACCGATTGTATGCGGCCCGATAAAGTACCTGATTCTGAATGTATCAGGTCGGGAACCGTGGTACCTGCAACGGACGAGGCAGCCGTTTGCTGTTTGGCTTCGCACTCGTCAAGTTCGTTTTGCCGGTCAGCGATGGCTTCGCGTAGGCCGTTAACCCGGCTCGCCATAACCCAACGGGCCAAAAGCCAGCCCACAAAGGCGGAACCCGCCAATAGCAGCACGATTTCTGCAATAGCCACGGGTCGATTGAGAGGAGTCAGTTGTAATAACAACATAAATCTGAAAGATTAGGGTACCTACTTGTAGTCGAGAAAATCGGGCCTTGATGTCAGCTGCCTTATTGGAGAATGTCACGTGGTCCTGCCTTTATGCAGTTCTTCCTGCCAGGCTCGAAGTTCCTCCCATTTACCCGTGGCGGCAAGTTCAGCTTGTCGGGGCCACGAGCCGGGATCATGCATCTGGAACCGCTTTCCGGCCGCCCGTAGAATATCCGTGAGCCGCTCATGGCTCGCCTCGCTCAGATGAACCAATGTGAGAATACCCTCTTTATTAAGTAGCTCTTCGATTTTAGGCCCAATTCCCTCCACAATTTTAAGATCGTCATGAGCAACGGGTGTGTTTTGAGGTACACCGGCCGGGTTTGAAACACGGGAAGCAGGTACCGGAATCATATCGAGTGGTTCGGGAGCAATGAAAGCGGGCTCATCCGAAACGGAAGTTATCGACGGTTTCCCAGGTAGCTTTGTAGCCTGCTGGCAAGAATCGAGCAGGTCGTCCAGTTCGGCAAGTTCCGCCTCGAGCTGCACGGCAATGCCCCGACTTGTGCGGTACCCAATAATGTGGCCAATCAAGGCTGCTACGGCTAGCATCACCAGATGTTGCCACCACGCATCAGGCTGGCCCAATGGATTCAAATCAAACATAGGCGTGAAAGGTTTTTAGGGTAAAACTTTTTATTGAACCACAATAGCCACGCGACGATTGGCCCGACGGCCCTCGGGAGTATCATTAGATTCCTTGGGCTGCGTTTCGCCTTTGCCGTCCGTCACCAGCTGGTCGGCCGTAATTCCAAGTTGCATCAACTGTTTTTTGACACCTTCTGCCCTGTCTCTTGACAAAGTCATATTTATTTCGTCATCGCCTTCATTGTCAGTATGACCGGTCAAGATTAGTTTTTTGTCTTTATTTTCAGCCAAATACCTCTGAGCTTCCTCCACAAACTGTCGGTTTGCATCGGTATTAATGTAATCTGCACTGCCCGTTGGAAAATATAAGTCAATGGGTTTAAATACACTTTCGAACCTTTGAGCGTTGGCCAGCCCTTCTTCGGTTTCGGGGATTGGCTCTTTAAAGATGAAATCAATTCCGCCCCGGAGCGTATCGTTGTGAAAGCTCAGGGAATCCAAAATCATACTACTTGTGGCTATACGCCCGGAAGCAAGCCCCTGCCCCACCAGGTACTGCTTCACGCTTTCCGCCCGGGCGATACCCAGATCCGGAAATGTAGTCGTATTCGTTTCGACCGATGCGTACCTCCCAACCAAAGCCAGCCTTTTACCAGGATGCTCCTGCAAATAAACCACAAGTGAATCCAGCTCATTCCGCACCTGACTCATCTCTGCGTCCGCACCTGATTTTAAGAAGACGAAATTACCTTCCGACACTAGTACCAAGCTGTCCGTATCCTGAATACGCAAGGCCTCCATTGCTACGGCTTCCGAAACTACCTGGGGAGTAACAGGATCTGCACACAATTCTTTGATCTTGCAAACATGCCAGTAAGTCGACAAGCCCATCCACACGATCAGGGCGATCCACCAGGGTACATTGCGGGTAGACATAGCGATATTCAGAAGTTAGGGTAGGCACCTGGCCTGGGTACTCTTACCACACAAAGCGCAGGATTGGTAGAATATAATCAAAAAAAGCCCGCTTCCTGAAGAAAAGCGGGCTTCTGTATGCGACCATCGCATCGGTTTAGCGATTCATCGAAATCAAAAACTCCTCGTTGTTGCGGGTACCTTTCATGTTGTCGAGCAGGAAGTCCATAGATTCCATAGGATTCATGTCGGACATATGCTTGCGAAGTATCCACACTTTCTGCATGGTTTCCTTGTCCAGCAACAGATCCTCACGGCGGGTACCTGAGGCCATCACGTCGATAGCCGGGAACACGCGCTTGTTGGACAGCTTGCGGTCGAGCTGGAGTTCCATGTTGCCGGTACCTTTGAATTCTTCAAAAATCACTTCGTCCATTTTGGAACCCGTGTCAATCAACGCCGTAGCAATAATGGTGAGCGAACCGCCCTTCTCCACATTACGGGCCGCACCGAAGAATCGCTTGGGCTTGTGCAACGCATTGGCATCTACCCCACCCGACAGGATTTTGCCCGATGAAGGTACCACCGTATTGTAGGCACGGGCCAAGCGAGTGATTGAATCCAACAGAATCACTACATCATGTCCGCACTCGACCATACGTTTGGCTTTTTCGAGTACGATGCTGGCTACTTTTACGTGGCGGTCGGCTTGCTCATCAAAGGTGGAGGAAATAACCTCCGCCCGCACGCTGCGCTGCATATCGGTCACCTCTTCGGGACGTTCGTCGATGAGCAGGATGATCAGGAATACCTCGGGGTGGTTGCGGGTGATGGCATTGGCGATTTCTTTCAACAGTACCGTTTTACCGGTTTTGGGCTGGGCCACGATCATACCCCGCTGTCCTTTGCCAATCGGGGCGAACAGATCAAGTACCCGGGTCGAGTATTGATCGGGACGGGTACTGAGATTGAGGCGCTCTTCCGGGAATAGAGGCGTCAGGTATTCGAAGGGTACCCGGTCGCGAATTTCTTCGCTGGTTTTTCCATTTACCGTTTCCACCCGGAGCAGGGCAAAGTACTTCTCTCCTTCTTTGGGCGGGCGGATTTGTCCTTTCACGGTATCGCCGGTTTTTAATCCGAACAGCTTGATCTGCGAAGGAGAAACATAAATGTCGTCGGGACTGGCGAGGTAGTTATAATCCGCCGACCGCATGAAGCCGTAGCCCCCGTCCTGCATGATTTCCAGAACCCCTTCGTTGATGATCAAGCCGTCGAACTCCCGAACGTAATTGTTGTAGTTACGCTTGATCTTATTAGTATGGTCCTCCCGGGCTTGTTCGCGCGACTGGTTGTTGTTAGAGTTGGGGCGTTCCGGGGTGGCAGCGCGGGTTGTTTTATCCGAATCCTTGTGGTTGTCCGAATTTTCAACCACCGGGGCCGGCTGGCTTTCACTTTCATTCCGCACTTCACGTACCGGCTCCTCCGAAGGGCTCACTTCCGTACCTAAATCTTCCGAAATATCCAGATCTGCGCCCTGATCAGCGGCGGTATCCACTACCCGTGAGGATTTAGCAGCTTTGTCGGTACGTCCTCCTGTTTTGGCCGGACGTGCTTTGCGTGCTGGCGTTTTTTCGGCAACTAGGGGTTCAGGAGCGCTTTCGGCCAAAGTAGTTTCCGGCTCCTTAACCGTCGCTGAGGGTTTAGTAGCCACATCTTCGGAAGCGGCCGGCCGACGGGTGCGCTTTTTCTTGGGCTCGTCCCCTTTCTTTACGGTTTCCGAGCTTCCGTTTGAATCGGTTTCAGCACCCGGCATCACTGCCTGCTGGCTGAGAATTTTGTAGATTAGTTCTTTTTTTGAGAGTTTTCCATTGTCTTTTATGGAAAACTTCTCCGCGATAGTTCGTAACTCCGAAAGGAGTTTCAAGTTCAGTTCATCAATTGTAAGCATACGGGAATGGAAAGTAAAGAAACACTTTACCAGATAAGTGATTTGTAACGATTAAGTTTTTTGAATAACTGGGGGCAAAAGTGATTGTAAAAGGTCACTACGAGAGATGCGGTGATACATTCAGAATGATAGGATGAGGAACGAAGAACCAACGAGTGGCAAGATAGTAAGGATACTATGGGGCTTTTACTGACTATGAAGCGTCTGAATTGCCCACAATGTTAATGCAAAATTATGAATTTCCAATAAGGGGACTTGTTTTTGTTCCAAATGGAAGATCAGAAAGGCTCAGCAATCATGTGGTTTCCGATTCGGGAAGGGCTGATGAAGATTCCTGGCGAATATACAACTCCCTACTGGGAAATGCAAATCGGCCACCCGAGTCTTTAACAATTTCCAGGATTTTTAAATTCACTTCCTCTTTTACGCGATTAAATTCACGGGCTATGGCCGTTTGGACATAAAATATGACCAGAACATCCAAAGAACTTTCGCCAAATGCATCAAACCGAATTACCCCCGGCTCTTCGTTGGTCTCGGGATTCTGGTCGATGTGTTGCTGGATCGTTTCCACAATAGCTTTTACAGTAGGGCCGGGGGTATCGTAGGCCAAACGCACCACAAACCGTGCCCTCCGCTGGCGGCGTTCCGACAGATTCTCCAGGGACTGGGAAGTTAACAGGCGGTTGGGAAGGGTCACCAGGCTCCCGTCGAAGGTCTGTAACCGGGTACTTCGAAATCCGAGCTTGACGATGGTACCCTCAGTACCTCCCACGTTAATTGAATCCCCAACCGTAAAGGGCCGGTCGATCATCAGGGCAAACGAGGCGAATAGGTTTTCGAGTGTTTCGCGGGCGGCCAGGGCGATAGCGAGGCCGCCAATACCCAGGCTAGTGACCAACGTAAGCACATCAACGGAGAAGACCCGTCCCAGCGCAATGAAAACCATCCCGATCACAAATAGCATAATCACCAAATCCCGGAAAAATGGGACGAGCTGGTCGTCCAGCTTTGAAGCCGTTTTCTGGGCTTTGAGTTTGAAGAGCAGCCCCATGCACTTGATGAAACGTATGCCCAGCCAGGTAAGAGCCAAAAGAAATGCTGAGAAGTACACCTTTTCAATCAATACCCTGAAATCCAGAGCACCGTCGGACGGGGTACCCCATGCCCCGGGTACCTCAAGGCTTTTGGAAGCCAGGTATAACGCCAGAAGCATAATAAATACTTCAAGCGGAGGACGCAGCAGTCGAAGGAATTCGGTCCAGGGTACCTCCTCATGGCTTTCTTTCCTCACCCATCGAAATACAAATCGGCTCAAAGCAGCTGAAATAGCTTTTTTGAAGGCGATACCTAGCAATATAATGCCGAATGCCCAGCAGTAGTCTGCCAATGAATTGTCCAAAAAACGATACTGCAACCAG is from Salmonirosea aquatica and encodes:
- a CDS encoding OmpA family protein → MSTRNVPWWIALIVWMGLSTYWHVCKIKELCADPVTPQVVSEAVAMEALRIQDTDSLVLVSEGNFVFLKSGADAEMSQVRNELDSLVVYLQEHPGKRLALVGRYASVETNTTTFPDLGIARAESVKQYLVGQGLASGRIATSSMILDSLSFHNDTLRGGIDFIFKEPIPETEEGLANAQRFESVFKPIDLYFPTGSADYINTDANRQFVEEAQRYLAENKDKKLILTGHTDNEGDDEINMTLSRDRAEGVKKQLMQLGITADQLVTDGKGETQPKESNDTPEGRRANRRVAIVVQ
- the rho gene encoding transcription termination factor Rho, producing the protein MLTIDELNLKLLSELRTIAEKFSIKDNGKLSKKELIYKILSQQAVMPGAETDSNGSSETVKKGDEPKKKRTRRPAASEDVATKPSATVKEPETTLAESAPEPLVAEKTPARKARPAKTGGRTDKAAKSSRVVDTAADQGADLDISEDLGTEVSPSEEPVREVRNESESQPAPVVENSDNHKDSDKTTRAATPERPNSNNNQSREQAREDHTNKIKRNYNNYVREFDGLIINEGVLEIMQDGGYGFMRSADYNYLASPDDIYVSPSQIKLFGLKTGDTVKGQIRPPKEGEKYFALLRVETVNGKTSEEIRDRVPFEYLTPLFPEERLNLSTRPDQYSTRVLDLFAPIGKGQRGMIVAQPKTGKTVLLKEIANAITRNHPEVFLIILLIDERPEEVTDMQRSVRAEVISSTFDEQADRHVKVASIVLEKAKRMVECGHDVVILLDSITRLARAYNTVVPSSGKILSGGVDANALHKPKRFFGAARNVEKGGSLTIIATALIDTGSKMDEVIFEEFKGTGNMELQLDRKLSNKRVFPAIDVMASGTRREDLLLDKETMQKVWILRKHMSDMNPMESMDFLLDNMKGTRNNEEFLISMNR
- a CDS encoding mechanosensitive ion channel family protein produces the protein MSRFVFRWVRKESHEEVPWTEFLRLLRPPLEVFIMLLALYLASKSLEVPGAWGTPSDGALDFRVLIEKVYFSAFLLALTWLGIRFIKCMGLLFKLKAQKTASKLDDQLVPFFRDLVIMLFVIGMVFIALGRVFSVDVLTLVTSLGIGGLAIALAARETLENLFASFALMIDRPFTVGDSINVGGTEGTIVKLGFRSTRLQTFDGSLVTLPNRLLTSQSLENLSERRQRRARFVVRLAYDTPGPTVKAIVETIQQHIDQNPETNEEPGVIRFDAFGESSLDVLVIFYVQTAIAREFNRVKEEVNLKILEIVKDSGGRFAFPSRELYIRQESSSALPESETT